A genomic region of Dactylococcopsis salina PCC 8305 contains the following coding sequences:
- the sufR gene encoding iron-sulfur cluster biosynthesis transcriptional regulator SufR, whose protein sequence is MNYKTGGSGTVTTTNQNSTKQDILRHILKEGETTAQQLASVLEISPQATRRHLKELGAEGLVYHKAVQQGMGRPQYLYQLSEKGRDRLPHDYGEFAVSFLHTLAETAGEEQVQAVLQKQWQRKATDYREKIGTGSLEERIARLVELRQAEGYMAEYHRLEKDSQGIQQQFLLFEHNCAIASVAESYPSVCGHELEMFSAILPDCTVERTHWLYRDEHRCGYLIQLEN, encoded by the coding sequence ATGAACTATAAAACAGGCGGATCGGGAACCGTTACCACCACGAACCAAAATTCAACGAAACAGGATATTCTGCGACATATCCTCAAGGAAGGAGAAACAACGGCGCAACAGTTAGCGAGTGTCCTCGAAATCAGTCCTCAAGCTACCCGTCGCCATCTCAAGGAATTGGGTGCAGAGGGATTAGTCTATCATAAAGCGGTACAGCAAGGGATGGGGCGACCTCAGTATCTTTATCAGCTTAGTGAAAAAGGGCGCGATCGTCTTCCCCATGATTACGGTGAGTTTGCTGTTTCCTTTCTCCATACTCTCGCAGAAACCGCAGGAGAGGAACAAGTACAAGCGGTTTTACAAAAACAATGGCAACGGAAAGCTACAGATTACCGAGAGAAAATTGGCACAGGATCATTAGAGGAACGCATTGCGAGGCTGGTTGAGTTACGCCAAGCGGAAGGTTATATGGCGGAATATCATCGTTTAGAAAAAGACTCTCAAGGGATACAGCAGCAGTTTTTATTATTTGAACATAATTGCGCGATCGCCAGTGTTGCGGAATCTTATCCTAGTGTTTGTGGACATGAGTTAGAAATGTTTTCAGCGATTCTTCCCGATTGTACGGTAGAACGCACCCACTGGCTTTATCGTGATGAACATCGCTGTGGCTATTTAATACAATTAGAAAATTAG
- the sufB gene encoding Fe-S cluster assembly protein SufB, whose product MTTTKTLINQPYKYGFVTDIETETLPRGLNEDIIRAISAKKNEPEFMLDFRLKAYRQWLKMTEPNWAHVGYRPIDFNDIIYYSAPKEKEEKKQSLDEVDPALLETFEKLGIPLSEQKRLGNVAVDAIFDSVSVATTFKEKLAEEGVIFCSISEALQEYPELVKKYLGSVVPTGDNFFAALNSAVFSDGSFVYVPKGVQCPMELSTYFRINTDEAGQFERTLIIAEEGASVSYLEGCTAPMYDSNQLHAAIVELVALDDADIKYSTVQNWFAGDENGKGGIYNFVTKRGLCKGKNSKISWTQVETGSAVTWKYPSCVLAGDNSVGEFYSIALTNNYQQADTGTKMIHIGKNTKSTIISKGISAGHSQNSYRGLVKMGPKADGARNYSQCDSMLIGDQAEANTFPYIQVDNNRTKVEHEASTAKIGEDQLFYFAQRGISEEDAVSMIVSGFCKEVFNQLPMEFAAEADKLLALKLENSVG is encoded by the coding sequence ATGACCACAACCAAAACCTTAATCAATCAACCCTATAAATACGGCTTCGTCACCGACATTGAAACCGAAACCCTCCCTCGTGGTTTAAACGAAGACATTATCCGCGCCATCTCAGCGAAGAAAAATGAACCTGAGTTCATGTTGGACTTTCGCCTCAAAGCCTATCGTCAGTGGTTGAAAATGACAGAACCGAACTGGGCGCACGTGGGTTATCGTCCCATTGATTTTAACGACATTATCTATTATTCCGCACCAAAAGAGAAGGAAGAGAAAAAACAAAGTTTGGATGAAGTTGATCCAGCATTGTTAGAAACCTTTGAAAAATTAGGGATTCCTCTCTCGGAACAAAAACGCCTCGGTAACGTTGCGGTAGATGCAATTTTTGATAGTGTTTCTGTCGCCACTACCTTTAAAGAGAAACTAGCAGAGGAAGGGGTGATCTTCTGTTCCATTTCTGAAGCCTTACAAGAGTATCCCGAACTGGTGAAGAAATATCTGGGAAGTGTTGTTCCCACTGGCGATAACTTCTTCGCCGCCCTCAATTCGGCGGTATTTAGTGATGGGTCATTTGTGTATGTTCCCAAAGGCGTCCAATGTCCGATGGAACTTTCTACTTATTTTCGGATTAATACCGACGAAGCGGGACAATTTGAACGAACTTTAATTATTGCAGAAGAAGGTGCATCCGTTAGCTATTTAGAAGGCTGTACCGCTCCCATGTATGATTCTAATCAGCTTCACGCTGCGATCGTGGAATTAGTCGCCTTAGACGACGCAGACATCAAGTATTCCACCGTCCAAAATTGGTTTGCTGGGGATGAAAATGGCAAAGGGGGAATTTATAACTTTGTCACCAAACGGGGATTATGCAAAGGGAAAAACTCGAAAATTTCTTGGACACAAGTCGAAACAGGTTCGGCGGTGACATGGAAATATCCCAGTTGCGTTTTAGCTGGAGACAATTCGGTTGGGGAATTTTATTCCATTGCGTTAACCAACAATTACCAACAAGCCGACACTGGCACAAAAATGATCCACATTGGGAAAAACACCAAAAGCACCATTATTTCTAAAGGAATTTCTGCGGGACATTCCCAAAACAGCTATCGCGGTTTAGTAAAAATGGGACCGAAAGCAGACGGCGCAAGAAATTACTCTCAATGTGATTCCATGTTAATTGGAGATCAAGCGGAAGCCAACACCTTTCCTTACATCCAAGTGGATAACAACCGCACCAAAGTTGAACACGAAGCCTCAACGGCAAAAATTGGCGAAGATCAACTTTTCTATTTTGCCCAAAGAGGAATTTCAGAAGAAGATGCGGTGTCAATGATTGTCAGTGGTTTCTGTAAAGAAGTATTTAATCAGCTACCGATGGAATTTGCCGCCGAAGCCGATAAATTACTCGCGTTGAAGTTGGAAAACTCTGTCGGTTAG
- the sufC gene encoding Fe-S cluster assembly ATPase SufC, protein MIKENSEVILSIRNLHAKVEDTPILKGTNLEVKAGEIHAIMGRNGSGKSTLSKVLAGHPDYEITAGEIIYKGENIADLEPNERALKGIFLAFQYPLEIPGVSNLDFLRVAYNSHCKAQGKEEIDAFDFEDLVEEKLDIVKMNPSFLERSLNEGFSGGEKKRNEILQMALLQPSLAILDETDSGLDIDALKIVANGVNQLATPDNATIMITHYQRLLGYVEPDYIHVMGDGQIITSGGKELAHQLEEHGYEWLYEQYTPQEVNA, encoded by the coding sequence ATGATTAAAGAAAATAGTGAAGTTATTTTATCCATCAGAAATTTACACGCCAAGGTTGAAGATACCCCCATCTTGAAAGGAACAAATCTGGAAGTGAAAGCTGGAGAAATTCATGCGATTATGGGTCGTAATGGTTCAGGGAAAAGTACCCTTTCTAAGGTTTTAGCGGGTCATCCTGATTATGAAATTACCGCAGGAGAAATTATTTACAAAGGGGAAAATATTGCTGATCTTGAACCCAACGAAAGAGCTTTAAAAGGGATTTTTCTCGCGTTTCAGTATCCGTTAGAGATTCCAGGGGTTAGTAATTTAGATTTTCTACGAGTTGCTTATAACTCCCACTGTAAAGCACAAGGAAAGGAAGAAATTGATGCTTTTGATTTTGAAGATTTAGTCGAAGAAAAGTTGGATATTGTGAAAATGAATCCCAGCTTTTTAGAACGGAGTCTCAATGAGGGCTTTTCTGGAGGCGAGAAAAAGCGTAATGAAATCTTACAAATGGCGCTGCTACAACCAAGTTTGGCAATTTTAGATGAAACGGATTCTGGGTTAGATATTGATGCTTTAAAAATTGTTGCGAATGGGGTAAATCAACTGGCGACTCCTGATAATGCAACGATTATGATTACTCATTATCAGCGTCTTTTGGGTTACGTTGAACCCGATTATATTCATGTGATGGGAGATGGACAAATTATTACCAGTGGTGGTAAAGAATTGGCGCATCAATTAGAAGAACATGGTTATGAATGGTTGTATGAACAATACACGCCACAGGAGGTAAACGCTTAA
- the sufD gene encoding Fe-S cluster assembly protein SufD: MSMSVSSQDQRVDQDQFLNYLLSQRLESQIAEDDSTFKVWLQKRQQEAANWVAESKFPHRKEEEWRFTDLSPLLDYQFQRPASIAPNQESIEPFTLPECSQTRLVFVNGRYAPQLSQVDQLPAGVTMTSLAELDVHQQSQVTDYLTQQEGGEELFTALNTAGFEDTAIVWVAVNTEVETPLHLLFLSVGEETPQFIQPRLLVVAETSAKVSFIEQYVGLTTAPYFCNPVTEVWLAPNAEVNHVRLQEEALNSFHIGKTAVMQAQDSRYTCSPVSMGGRLSRHDFDVIKDGTQTETRLRGLTLGNGEQLLDTHSAIAFRHPHSSAEQLHKCILDKAARGVFNGKMFVPQAAQQTDASQLNRNLLLSEKAHVDTKPELNITADNVKCAHGATVSQLEADELFYLRSRGLDNKAASNLLINAFAAEIIDEIPVLSVREKLFNSLQNRFIG, from the coding sequence ATGAGTATGTCAGTTTCTTCTCAAGATCAACGGGTGGATCAAGATCAGTTTCTTAATTATTTATTGAGTCAGCGTCTGGAAAGTCAGATTGCTGAGGATGATTCGACTTTTAAAGTCTGGTTGCAAAAACGACAGCAAGAAGCGGCGAATTGGGTAGCAGAATCGAAGTTTCCTCATCGCAAGGAGGAAGAGTGGCGCTTTACAGATTTATCGCCCTTGTTAGACTATCAGTTTCAACGCCCAGCATCGATCGCGCCTAATCAAGAATCGATCGAGCCGTTTACCCTCCCCGAATGTTCCCAGACGCGCCTCGTCTTTGTCAATGGTCGTTACGCACCGCAGCTTTCCCAAGTGGATCAACTTCCAGCAGGGGTGACAATGACCAGTTTGGCAGAATTGGACGTGCATCAACAATCACAAGTGACAGACTATCTCACCCAACAGGAAGGGGGAGAGGAGTTATTTACAGCGCTCAATACTGCTGGTTTTGAAGATACCGCCATCGTCTGGGTGGCGGTGAATACAGAAGTAGAAACTCCTTTACATCTTTTATTCCTGTCTGTGGGAGAAGAAACGCCGCAATTCATCCAACCGCGTTTGTTAGTGGTAGCGGAAACCAGTGCTAAAGTCAGTTTTATCGAGCAATATGTGGGATTAACCACTGCCCCCTATTTCTGTAATCCCGTGACAGAAGTTTGGTTAGCACCCAACGCAGAAGTGAATCATGTTCGCTTACAGGAAGAGGCGTTGAATAGTTTCCATATTGGGAAAACCGCCGTGATGCAAGCACAAGATAGCCGTTACACTTGTTCTCCTGTCTCTATGGGCGGACGGTTATCTCGTCACGATTTTGATGTGATTAAAGACGGGACACAAACTGAGACTCGACTGCGAGGGTTAACATTAGGAAACGGGGAACAACTATTAGATACCCACAGCGCGATCGCGTTTCGTCATCCTCATAGCAGTGCCGAACAACTACATAAATGTATTTTAGATAAGGCAGCGAGAGGCGTTTTCAACGGCAAAATGTTTGTTCCTCAAGCTGCCCAACAAACCGACGCTAGCCAATTAAACCGTAATCTTCTGCTTTCAGAAAAAGCCCATGTCGATACCAAACCAGAATTAAATATCACCGCCGATAATGTAAAATGCGCTCATGGTGCGACGGTTAGCCAACTCGAAGCAGATGAGTTATTTTATCTTCGGAGTCGAGGGTTGGATAACAAAGCAGCGTCTAACTTGTTAATTAATGCGTTTGCTGCTGAAATTATTGACGAAATTCCAGTTCTCTCGGTGCGAGAAAAATTATTTAACAGTTTGCAAAACCGATTTATTGGCTAA
- a CDS encoding SufS family cysteine desulfurase encodes MTIATTPTLATQVRADFPILNQDINGQSLIYFDNAATSQKPLSVINALEDYYQQVNSNVHRGAHSLSTKATEKFEGARDKVAQFINATSRNEIVFTRNATEAVNLVAYSWAINHLKPGDEILTSVMEHHSNLVPWQMVAQKTGAIIKHVGLTAEQTLDLEQYKSLLSEKTKLVALVHVSNTLGCINPVAEITKLAHEKGAKVLIDACQSVPHLPVDVQAINCDWLVASGHKMCAPTGIGFLYGKEDLLEAMPPFLGGGEMIGEVSLDSFTYAELPHKFEAGTPAIGEAIALGAAVDYLSNIGMAKIHAYEEELTAYLFQQLEPFENLNLYGPKPTSDGKGRAALATFNVENLHANDLAPLLDYEGVAIRSGHHCTQPLHTVLGVAGSARASLYFYNTREEIDRFVIALKSTIEFFQEMLE; translated from the coding sequence ATGACGATCGCCACTACTCCCACTTTAGCAACCCAAGTTCGCGCTGATTTTCCCATCTTAAATCAAGACATTAATGGTCAGTCTTTGATTTATTTTGATAATGCTGCCACTTCTCAAAAGCCCTTATCTGTTATTAACGCCTTAGAGGATTATTATCAGCAAGTTAACTCAAATGTTCATCGCGGGGCGCACAGTTTAAGCACAAAAGCCACAGAAAAATTTGAAGGGGCGCGAGATAAGGTAGCCCAATTTATTAATGCCACTTCTCGTAATGAAATTGTTTTTACTCGTAACGCGACAGAAGCGGTTAATTTAGTCGCCTATAGTTGGGCGATTAATCATCTTAAACCTGGGGATGAGATTTTAACCTCTGTCATGGAACATCATAGTAATCTTGTGCCTTGGCAGATGGTAGCTCAAAAAACAGGGGCAATTATTAAGCACGTGGGGTTAACAGCAGAACAAACTTTGGATTTAGAACAGTATAAAAGTTTGTTATCAGAAAAAACCAAATTAGTGGCTTTAGTTCATGTTTCTAATACGTTAGGCTGTATTAATCCAGTTGCAGAAATTACGAAACTGGCTCACGAAAAAGGGGCAAAAGTATTAATTGATGCTTGTCAAAGTGTGCCTCATTTACCTGTAGATGTGCAAGCGATTAATTGCGATTGGTTAGTGGCAAGTGGTCATAAAATGTGCGCTCCCACTGGTATTGGTTTCTTGTATGGAAAAGAAGATTTATTAGAAGCAATGCCACCTTTTTTAGGCGGTGGTGAAATGATTGGGGAAGTGTCTTTAGACAGTTTTACTTATGCGGAATTACCCCATAAATTTGAAGCGGGAACCCCTGCGATCGGAGAAGCCATTGCTTTAGGGGCTGCTGTGGATTATTTAAGCAATATTGGCATGGCAAAAATTCACGCCTACGAGGAAGAATTGACTGCTTATCTTTTCCAACAGTTAGAACCATTTGAAAACTTAAATCTTTACGGACCCAAACCGACTTCAGACGGAAAAGGAAGAGCGGCTTTAGCGACGTTTAATGTGGAGAATTTACACGCGAATGATTTAGCACCGTTGTTAGATTACGAAGGGGTTGCGATTCGATCGGGTCATCATTGTACGCAGCCGTTACATACGGTTTTAGGGGTAGCGGGAAGCGCGAGAGCCAGTCTTTATTTCTATAATACTCGTGAGGAGATCGATCGATTTGTTATTGCTTTGAAAAGCACGATCGAGTTTTTCCAAGAAATGTTGGAGTAG
- a CDS encoding DNA cytosine methyltransferase, which yields MKNKFIDLFSGAGGMSCGLEMAGFECLLGVDSDPIAIQTFQLNHKNAETIVGDLREISVETIQQAIGKQKIDLVCGGPPCQGFSTIGQNNHQDQRNFLFWEFLRIIKSLKPDYVIMENVTGLLSRKNEVTLNVILESFTQIGYKVDIKVLSAHHYGVPEKRRRTILLANRFQVKNLYPEILFSNEEEARTVAWALENLITDQGDIFNHDIEQAQITNSLEKKRLSYIPEGGSVRYEKDQKKYLPPELWFDINWEQLLERRFREAKLRRLDRATSAGTINTSRTTYYHPTENRYLTAREVAAIQSFPANFIFCGTVTQQWRQIGNAVPPLMAKAIGQGILNLDQQKENMETTIEIPKIDEIRAEAFTYRKPKNKKSDSLQLKLLAKGSTVVDP from the coding sequence ATGAAAAATAAATTTATAGACTTATTTTCTGGAGCGGGGGGAATGTCCTGTGGATTAGAGATGGCAGGTTTTGAGTGTTTACTGGGAGTGGATTCTGATCCAATAGCAATTCAGACCTTTCAACTGAATCATAAAAATGCAGAGACAATTGTTGGAGACTTAAGAGAAATTTCTGTAGAGACAATCCAACAAGCAATAGGTAAGCAAAAAATTGATTTAGTATGTGGTGGCCCACCATGTCAGGGCTTTTCTACAATTGGTCAGAATAATCATCAAGACCAACGAAACTTTTTATTTTGGGAGTTTTTGCGAATAATTAAAAGCCTTAAACCTGATTATGTAATCATGGAAAATGTGACGGGACTTTTATCTCGGAAAAATGAAGTAACTCTCAACGTTATTCTGGAAAGTTTTACCCAAATTGGCTATAAAGTTGATATTAAAGTGTTATCTGCTCATCATTATGGCGTTCCAGAAAAAAGACGACGAACGATTTTGTTAGCAAACCGTTTTCAAGTTAAAAATCTATATCCTGAAATTTTATTTTCTAATGAGGAAGAAGCGAGAACAGTTGCTTGGGCTTTGGAAAATTTAATTACCGATCAAGGTGACATATTTAATCACGATATTGAGCAAGCTCAAATTACAAACTCCCTCGAAAAAAAACGTTTAAGTTATATCCCAGAAGGGGGGAGTGTTCGATATGAAAAGGATCAGAAAAAATATTTACCTCCTGAATTGTGGTTTGATATAAATTGGGAGCAATTATTAGAAAGACGTTTCCGAGAGGCAAAACTCAGACGACTCGATCGAGCGACAAGTGCAGGAACAATTAACACCAGTCGCACCACTTACTATCATCCTACAGAAAACCGATATCTCACGGCAAGAGAAGTCGCCGCGATTCAATCTTTCCCTGCAAACTTTATTTTTTGTGGAACAGTAACACAACAGTGGCGACAAATTGGTAATGCTGTCCCACCTTTAATGGCGAAGGCAATTGGTCAAGGGATTTTAAACTTAGATCAACAAAAAGAAAACATGGAAACCACGATTGAAATTCCTAAGATAGATGAGATTCGAGCCGAGGCTTTTACTTATCGGAAACCTAAAAATAAAAAGTCAGATTCTCTTCAATTAAAATTGTTAGCAAAAGGGTCAACAGTGGTTGACCCTTAA
- a CDS encoding YbaB/EbfC family nucleoid-associated protein: MNEKQQGFGFGLGKMKELKEAFAKAQQVQQGAQELQQELEEMNIEGQSSDGLVKVIMSGNQEPRNVEISPEAAEKGAEELSQLVTEAVKDAYENSTATMREKMEALTSGLQLPEM, from the coding sequence ATGAATGAAAAACAACAAGGATTTGGCTTCGGTTTAGGCAAAATGAAAGAATTAAAAGAAGCCTTTGCCAAAGCGCAACAAGTACAACAAGGAGCGCAAGAACTCCAACAAGAGTTGGAAGAAATGAATATTGAAGGACAAAGCAGCGATGGCTTGGTAAAAGTAATTATGAGTGGTAATCAAGAACCTCGTAATGTGGAGATTTCTCCTGAAGCGGCGGAAAAAGGAGCAGAGGAATTATCGCAGTTGGTGACAGAAGCTGTCAAAGATGCTTATGAAAATTCCACCGCAACTATGCGAGAAAAGATGGAAGCGCTCACCAGTGGGTTACAACTTCCTGAAATGTAA
- the murB gene encoding UDP-N-acetylmuramate dehydrogenase, producing MTLYLPETNCLLQSEVSLAPFTSLRVGGTAQWYVAPKNSEQLQETLQWAQQEQLPITFLGAGSNLLISDRGLSGIVISARYFRNLDINEEAATITASAGMPLATVAWKAAKRGWSGLEWAVGIPGTVGGSVVMNAGAHGACMSETLTQVVVATDNGNLETLTPEALAFRYRTSNLQNHPRWVMEATFQLQPSYSPEKITTKTRANLNQRRHSQPYDKPSCGSVFRNPQEQAAGWLIEQTGLKGYQVGGAQVAHRHANFILNQGQATAQDIYNVIQHVQEKVEQQWSVFLRPEVKLLGEFSN from the coding sequence ATGACTCTCTACCTTCCCGAAACCAACTGTCTCTTACAATCTGAAGTTTCTCTCGCCCCTTTTACCTCTTTACGAGTGGGAGGAACTGCTCAGTGGTATGTCGCCCCCAAAAACAGTGAGCAACTCCAAGAAACGCTGCAATGGGCGCAACAAGAACAATTACCGATTACCTTTTTAGGCGCGGGTTCTAACCTCTTAATTAGCGATCGAGGCTTATCTGGAATCGTGATTAGCGCTCGGTATTTCCGCAACTTGGATATTAACGAAGAAGCTGCAACCATCACCGCTTCGGCGGGAATGCCCCTCGCAACCGTCGCTTGGAAAGCAGCTAAACGAGGCTGGAGTGGGTTAGAGTGGGCGGTGGGTATCCCAGGCACAGTGGGCGGTTCAGTGGTAATGAATGCGGGGGCGCATGGTGCTTGTATGAGCGAGACGTTAACCCAAGTGGTTGTCGCCACTGACAACGGGAACTTAGAAACCTTAACTCCTGAAGCCTTAGCATTTCGGTATCGCACCTCTAACCTACAAAATCATCCCCGTTGGGTAATGGAAGCGACATTTCAACTCCAACCTAGTTATTCTCCAGAGAAGATCACCACAAAAACCCGTGCTAATCTCAATCAACGCCGCCATAGTCAGCCTTATGATAAACCCAGTTGTGGGAGCGTTTTCCGTAATCCCCAAGAGCAAGCGGCGGGTTGGCTCATTGAACAAACGGGTTTAAAGGGATATCAGGTGGGAGGCGCACAAGTTGCCCATCGTCATGCCAATTTTATCCTGAATCAAGGACAAGCCACTGCTCAAGACATTTACAATGTAATTCAGCACGTGCAGGAAAAAGTTGAGCAACAGTGGTCAGTTTTCTTGCGACCGGAAGTTAAACTATTGGGTGAGTTTTCCAATTAA
- the murC gene encoding UDP-N-acetylmuramate--L-alanine ligase — protein MSCNNSIDLNGKPFHFIGIGGIGMSALAYILAKRQVPVAGSDLRSSQITERLEKLGAYIFSSQEGKNLDYFRENPISPITQCNQTPQVICSTAIHPDNSEYQAAIDRGCPMFHRSDVLAALVAEYESIAVAGTHGKTTTSSLLGYVLLEAGVDPTVVVGGEVAAWGGNARVGEGRYLVAEADESDGSLVKLQPSIGIVTNIELDHPDHYQSLADVVDIFQTFAQNTKTLIGCIDCETVRSTLQPEITYSLDLKTGADYTVTNIHYQGKGTTATVWEQGTLLGEISLKLLGSHNLSNALAVIATARKIGIEFEAIKKSIGRFTGAKRRFEVYGEENSILFVDDYAHHPSELIATLTGAKLQIESKEAKRLVAIFQPHRYSRTEAFLQEFATAFSAADLVILTDIYSAGEAPTEINGAKLAKIMAEHHPKVIYHQNLSTLSQELETLLQPGDIALFLGAGNLNQIIPETMARLTEQKAA, from the coding sequence ATGAGTTGCAACAATTCAATCGATTTAAATGGTAAGCCGTTTCATTTTATCGGCATTGGTGGCATTGGAATGTCAGCGTTGGCATACATTTTAGCAAAACGCCAGGTGCCAGTGGCTGGCTCTGATTTACGATCGAGTCAGATTACAGAACGTTTAGAAAAATTGGGAGCATATATCTTTTCCTCTCAAGAAGGAAAAAATTTGGATTATTTTCGAGAAAACCCTATTTCTCCCATCACTCAATGTAATCAAACCCCACAAGTGATTTGCTCAACAGCAATTCATCCTGATAACAGTGAATATCAAGCAGCGATCGATCGCGGTTGTCCGATGTTTCATCGCTCTGACGTTTTAGCCGCCCTCGTTGCGGAATATGAAAGCATCGCCGTTGCTGGGACTCATGGTAAAACCACAACTAGCAGTTTACTCGGTTATGTTCTCTTAGAAGCAGGAGTCGATCCCACTGTTGTTGTCGGGGGAGAAGTGGCGGCTTGGGGAGGAAATGCTCGGGTGGGTGAGGGACGTTATCTCGTCGCTGAAGCTGATGAATCCGATGGCTCTTTGGTCAAATTACAGCCCTCGATCGGGATCGTAACTAACATTGAACTCGATCACCCTGACCACTATCAAAGTTTAGCGGATGTGGTCGATATTTTTCAAACCTTTGCCCAAAACACCAAAACCTTAATCGGTTGTATTGATTGTGAAACGGTACGCAGCACACTCCAACCAGAAATTACCTATAGTCTTGATCTTAAAACAGGAGCAGACTACACCGTCACCAATATCCATTATCAGGGTAAAGGAACAACCGCCACTGTCTGGGAACAGGGAACGCTTCTCGGTGAAATCAGCTTAAAATTACTCGGTAGTCATAACCTCAGTAATGCCTTAGCAGTGATAGCAACCGCAAGAAAAATTGGAATTGAGTTTGAAGCCATTAAGAAATCGATCGGGCGCTTTACGGGAGCAAAACGACGCTTTGAAGTGTATGGCGAAGAAAATAGCATCTTGTTTGTAGATGACTACGCCCATCATCCCAGCGAACTAATCGCCACCCTCACAGGAGCAAAATTACAGATTGAAAGCAAAGAAGCGAAACGTCTGGTTGCCATCTTCCAACCCCACCGTTATAGCCGCACCGAAGCCTTTTTACAGGAATTTGCCACCGCCTTTAGTGCTGCCGATTTAGTCATCTTGACAGACATTTATAGCGCAGGTGAAGCCCCCACAGAGATCAACGGGGCAAAATTAGCGAAAATCATGGCAGAACATCACCCAAAAGTCATTTATCACCAAAACCTCTCTACCCTCTCCCAAGAGTTAGAAACCCTGCTACAACCAGGGGATATCGCCCTTTTCTTAGGTGCGGGTAATCTCAATCAAATTATTCCCGAAACCATGGCACGTTTAACGGAACAAAAAGCAGCATGA
- a CDS encoding type I glyceraldehyde-3-phosphate dehydrogenase: MIRVAINGFGRIGRNFLRCWLERENTGLEVVGLNDTSDPKTNAHLLKYDSMLGNLKAEITHDEDTITVNGKTIKCCSDRNPLNLPWDSWNIDLVVESTGVFTSEEKASQHIAAGAKKVLITAPGKGGNVGTYVVGVNHEEYDHDKHNVVSNASCTTNCLAPVVKVLHENFGVVKGMMTTTHSYTGDQRILDASHRDLRRARAAAVNIVPTSTGAAKAVALVIPELEGKLSGIAMRVPTPNVSVVDFVAQVEKPAIAEQVNEVLHHAAENSMKGIIQYTELPLVSSDYKGNDSSSIVDGSLTMVMNGDMVKVIAWYDNEWGYSQRVVDLAEVVAQKWKS, translated from the coding sequence GTGATTAGAGTAGCCATTAATGGATTTGGACGCATTGGACGGAACTTTTTACGTTGCTGGTTAGAACGGGAAAATACCGGGTTAGAAGTCGTGGGTTTAAATGATACCTCTGACCCCAAAACCAATGCTCATTTATTGAAATATGACTCCATGCTGGGAAATCTGAAAGCAGAGATTACCCATGATGAGGATACGATTACTGTTAACGGAAAAACAATTAAATGTTGCTCCGATCGCAATCCCTTAAACTTACCTTGGGATTCTTGGAATATTGACCTCGTGGTCGAATCCACTGGTGTTTTCACGTCGGAAGAAAAAGCCTCTCAACACATCGCCGCTGGTGCAAAAAAAGTGTTGATCACAGCACCGGGTAAAGGAGGAAATGTTGGCACTTATGTTGTCGGTGTCAATCACGAAGAATATGATCACGATAAACACAATGTGGTTAGTAATGCCAGTTGTACGACAAACTGTTTAGCGCCAGTGGTCAAAGTCCTCCATGAAAACTTCGGCGTTGTCAAGGGAATGATGACCACCACCCACAGTTACACAGGTGATCAACGGATTCTTGATGCTAGTCACCGTGATCTGCGTCGGGCGCGGGCAGCAGCAGTGAATATTGTTCCCACTAGCACTGGCGCGGCGAAAGCAGTGGCGTTAGTGATTCCAGAATTAGAAGGGAAGTTAAGTGGAATTGCGATGCGTGTTCCCACTCCCAATGTTTCAGTTGTGGATTTTGTCGCCCAAGTGGAAAAACCAGCGATCGCGGAACAAGTCAATGAAGTGCTTCATCATGCGGCGGAAAATTCCATGAAAGGCATTATCCAATATACCGAGTTACCCCTAGTTTCTTCCGATTATAAGGGCAATGATTCCTCCTCGATCGTCGATGGTAGCCTGACCATGGTAATGAATGGCGACATGGTAAAAGTGATTGCCTGGTATGACAACGAGTGGGGTTACTCGCAACGAGTTGTTGATCTGGCGGAAGTGGTTGCTCAGAAATGGAAGTCCTAA